Below is a window of Brachyspira hampsonii DNA.
TTTTTCTTTTTTGGCTAGAGTTCTCTCTTCTATTAGTTTATTAATTTCTTCTTCATTGTCTTCTTTTTTATCAGTATCGCCTATATTAAAACAATTTATGATATTGTTTACTCTCTCTATAAATTTTAATACAGCATCTCTTGTATTAACATTAATAGAGCTAAAAGATGTATTTACAGTTTTTACCAAAGTAAATAATATACCAAGTGCCTCGGATATATTTAAATCATTATAAATAGAATCAGAAAACTTTTCATTAGAAACCTCTAACTCTTTTAATAAATTTTCATTAACTTCATTAGATTCAGTATTGCTTATATCTTTCAATCTGAATATAAGATCATTAACTCTGTCAATAGCACTTTGAGACTGTTTAATTCCTTCTATAGTGAAATTTAACTGCTTTCTGTAATGAGAGTTTATAAGCGAATATCTTATAGCTTCGGGAGAAAGTCCTTTATCAAGCAAATCTCTTAAAGTATAAAAATTTCCTTTAGATTTGGACATTTTCTCACCATCAACTATCAAATGCTCGCAGTGAAGCCAATAATTTACAAATTTCTCATTAAATGCACCCTCATTTTGTGCTATTTCATTTTCATGATGAGGGAATTTATTATCAATTCCTCCTGTATGTATATCAAAATGCTTACCTAAATATTTACAGCTCATTGCCGAACACTCTATATGCCATCCCGGTCTGCCCTTTCCGAAAGGAGAATCCCAATAAACATCTCCGTCTTCTTCAGTATATGCTTTCCAAAGTACAAAATCGCTTGCATTTTCTTTATCATACTCATCATTAAGAACGCGTCCTGAAGCTCCTTCAAGAAGCTCCTGCTTATCTAAATTGGCAAGCTCTCCATATTCTGGAAAAGTACTTATTTTAAAATATACAGAACCGTCTGCCTCATAAGTATGACCATTTTTTTTGAGCAGTTCTATAATATCTATCATCTCTTTTATATGATCAGTGGCAGCAGGATTTACTGAAGCCTTTTTTATTCCTAATGTCTCTATATCTTCAAAAAATGCTTCTTTATATTTTTTTGTATAATCATTAAGAGATATATGATTCTCTTTAGAATTTTTTATAGTTTTGTCATCGACATCAGTTAAATTCATTACAAGTTTAACCTTATAACCATAATCTTCTAATACTCTTCTAAGCAAGTCGCTGAATATATATGCTCTAAAATTTCCTATATGTGCATAATTATATACTGTAGGTCCGCATGAATACATACCAACTTCATCAGCATTAATAGGTTTAAATACCTCTTTTTCTCTGGTAAGTGAATTATAAAATACTATATCTTTCATATCAAATTATATTCCTTAAAATATAATTAACATTGTACTTAAAAGACTTTATTTGTCAAGGTATTATTATTCATTTTTTACAAATGTTTTTTATACAGTATCAATAAAAAAATCCCTCCTAAAAATTTTAGGAAGGATTCTCAAATTTTATTTATTAAAATAAATAAAATAATTTTCTAAATATAAACTAAAATAATAAAATCAAACAGCCTTGCTTTTTTTTATTACCACAGTAGCCTGCTCCTTATATTTAGATATTAGGCTTTTAAGGTCTTGTTTTACCTTATCTTCTGTTTGTGCCATTATTTAATTCCTCCTTGAATAATGAATAATGCTTTTAGAAGCTGCCGTCTCTCCAAACTTTAAAGTCCGGATAGTCTAATTTCTTAGATTTATCTTCATACCATTTGCATACAGCTGCTGACATATTAATAACATAAAAATTAAATTCTGTCTTCCAACCGTCATTTTTAAATTCGGCAAATGATGGTATAAATTTATTATTAATAGAATTATATATACTATTCTGGGCTGATTCTGTAGGAATATTATTATCTTTTATTGCTATTCTTAATATCAAATGTATAGACATACATGATAAAGTGGATGTGATTCTGCTGTATTCATTAAACATTTCATCTTTTGTGTAATTATTTGATAAAGTATCCATCCATAATTTAATTATACTTCCCAATGCCTCTAATTGTTCAGGTGAGGCATTTTTGTTCATTATAATATCTGCATAATTTTCTGCTAATTGCTGAAATGTCATAGTTGAGTTTTCATCGGATATATATATATCTGCAACTTCTTCTATTTGCATAGATTTCACCATAGATGCAGCATTATCCTGACTATAAACATTAATAGATATAAAAATAAATAAAACTAATAGCAAATAAATTTTTTTCATAAAATATATCCAATTTATAATTTAGTTTTATTTATTATCGTCATCAATTAATTTGTCAATACACTTTTATTTTGTTTTAAATGATAAAGAAAACTCAAAAACTGAATATTTAACTATCAATTCTTTCAATCCATTTAAATACTTTATCTAATATATGTTCGCTGTCCATAGCTTCAAAGAATATGCCATTAACTAAATTATTATGATAAATATTTTTATTATCAAATACAATACAATCAGCTAAACCATTATGAAAACTATTAACTTTATTAGAAAAATTAATAGAATTCTTAACATCGCAAATAGGATCCAATTCTGAATGAACACATAATACCTTTGTTTTTTCACTTCCGTCTATATGATTATACGGATTAGCTTCTTCTCTATTATAGCTTTCCTCAAATAATTGATTAAGCATAGGAGTAATTATATCATTAGTACATACATTTAAATCAGTAGGACCGCCAAGTGATACATAACCTTTAAAAATATTAGAATCTACATTATACTTTTTATGCATTTCTTTATAATATACAAGCAAAGCTCCTAAATGTGCACCGGCTGATGAACCTATTACTACAATATCAGAATAATCAATATTTTTATTTTTTAAAACTTCTAATGCCTTATTAAACCCTGAAAATACATCTTCTATTTGAGCTGGATATTTATATTTTTTACTAAGTCTGTACCCAAGCAAAATAGTATAAAATTTTTCTTTTGCAAATCTTCTTCCTACGAATCTGTATAAATTGGCATTACCCTCTCTCCAGCCGCCTCCATAAAGATAAACTATAACCTGCTTCTTAGGGCTTTCATTTTCTTTTAATTGAGGAGAAAAATATAATATATATTGTGCTTTATCCTTATCAAATTGATACTTTTCAGGTTTTATTCTCTTGTCAGACCTTATGAAATTTAAAGCCATACTTGGATAACTTAAATATTCTCCAAGTAAATTTTTTCTTCTTATCTTTTCTTCTATTTTTTTATTCTTTATCTCTAACTTATCTTTTTCTTTCTCAAGTTTTATCTGCTCTTTTTCAGCATTTTTTTTATCTTCCATAAAAATACTCCTTAACTATTTTAATACATATTTTTTATATATGAAAAATTTTTATTATAGATGAAATAAAATCAATTCTAAATAATATAAGCATAGCTAAAATAATTATAATACCTCCTCCCAATGCCGATAAACTGCTCCAAAGTACAAAATGAAATAACGGCAGAATTATAATCATTATTGATATAAAGGAAGCAGACACTATATAAGAAACATATTCATTAAAATATTTTCTATCTATAACAGCAATTAAAAACATAGCTATATTTAATCCAAGAGCTAAAAATGGAATAACATAATTAAATGACCATTTATGAAAACCGGTAAATATATCTACCACAATAACAAGAGGCATAAGTATAAAAAACTCTATAATCAATTTCTGCCTTAAATATAAAGTATTTGCTGTAAAACATATAAATGTAAAATATGCACATAATATGGATATAACAGATATTACAGCCCAATTATATTTTGAATTAGTTGAAATATTTACTATTATCAAAATTATTATCATCGTTAATGATGAAAGCAAAACTATTTTTTTAGAATTAATTTTTTTCTGCATTTTATAAAACCATTCATAAGAATGATATTCTTCATTTATTATCATATTATCATTATTATTTAATTCTTTCAGACATAAAGGACATATATTTCTATTAGTTTTTATTTTCAATCTGCAGTTATTACAATATGACATATTATTTACACCCCAAAATCATTAGAATAAATTTCAACTTCTGTAATATTGGATATATAATTAAAAAAATATTTTATTATATCTGTTTCTATCACAGTTCTATTGAATGTAATTGACAATTTATCTTCAAAACTGCATAAACCGCAATTTAAAGGACTGTTTATTGTAGGATATACAATTGCTTCAAAATGTTTTATATAATCTTTCATATCATCAGGCAATGATATATTACTGAAATTGGATACTGTCATAGTTTTCAATTTATCTTCAAAAAGTTCAAAGGCTAAATTAACTGCAAAGTTTTTAATAACTAATGGTATAAATTTCGCAAATATATTATTTTCTAATTTTGTATTTTCATATATAAAATTCTGAAGCTTTTCCTTACTAACTTTTTCTTTCATCTCTTTATTTGTTATTATTATAATATCATCAAAAGTTAATTCTTTATCTGTAGGAATAACTACATTAGCAATACCGAAGAAATTTTTTAACGATATTGAAGGAAATATATTCCTCAAATTAACAGGCACGCACATAACTATATTTTTTCCATCAAATCTGTTTTTTATTCTAGTTTCATAAATAGAATAAACCAAAACTGATATTATATAAGATGTAATTGTGGTATTATATTTTTTGCTCTCTTCCTTTATCCTTTTCAAACTTAATATGCCATGCACAACATTATCACCATAAAATTTTAAAGGCTTTCCCTTAATCAAATAAATATTTTTTATTTTTTTTTCTTTTTTAGTTTTTATTTTATTTTTTGTATGAACATAAAAGCTGTCATCATAGTCGGCTGTAATCGGAACAGTATCTTTAAATATATCATCATTCTTGTCATCAATATTTTTTCCTGATAAAACAAAATAATGATACAGCAAAGATTTAAAAAAACTTATTAAAGACGAAGCATCTGCAAGAGAATGATAAACTTCTGTAAATATTCTGTATTTATAATATCCCACTCTTAAAAGATAGCCATTATTTAATTTACTGTTTATATTATAGCAAGGATAATATTTATCTTCTGCTACAATTAATTTTCTATGATTTTCTTCAAAGTAATTCCAAAACAGACCCTTTTTTATCATAAGCGAAAGAGTCGGAAATCTTTTTATAGTGATATCCAATGCCTGCTGAAGTATATTAGGATTAACTTCTTCATTATTAAGAACCGCTGAGACTCTAAATATTGGTATATTTTTTTTATTCTTTATAGAAACAAAAAGTTTAGCTGCATTATCTAATTTATAAAGATGTTTCATACTCATAGCACCATAATTTTATATTAATATTTTAAATCATCTTTTTTATTTTGCAATGATTAAAAATAACTAAATTTTTATAAAAAGAGTATTTAGTAATATATAGTTCTTAATACTCAAATTTTCAAAACCAGCCAAAGTATTATTCAAATACGCAATTTATTCAACGCACGGTTAATCGATTTATCAATATAATAAAATTTGAATTGTCAATAAAATCTTTATATTTAGTGTTTCTCAGCGTGCGGTAAAAACACAATAAATTTTCAAAAACACTTGGGCGGGCAGCAGAAATGACAGAATAAAATAAAAAAGAAAAACTATACAAAAATGACATTAAGTTTAAAAAACCTAGAGGGCGGGGAATGAGAATAAATTCAAAAAACATAATTCTATTAAAAATAGTTTAAAATAAAAAATTAAGTTTTAAAATTCTATTAACGCACGGTGAACAGATTATTGACATTTAATTTAAACTATATTTTTAATAAATCTATATTTGAAATTATGCTCTGCGTGCGGTGTATATGCTTAAATTTAAATAAATCTTGGGTGGGCAGCTAAAAAATCTAATTCGATAATAATAAAAGATTAATTTTATATTACATATTAAAAACTGTAATCCTAAAGGGCGGGTAAATGTAATTAAATTTTAAAACTTATATTACATACCCCTCCCTTTAATATTTATTGCTAAAATTTAAATTTTAGTATTTTTTTATTTTTAAAGCCAAATAAAAAATTATAGCACCCACCCAAATGTTATTTAAATATATAATCTACTTAACGCACGTTTAATACATATTTATTAATTATTTAAATTATAATTAATAATCAGCTTATATTTTCAATTTCATTCTGCGTGCGGAAAGATAATAATAAAATAATTAGGAATATAAAATTTTCAAATATTTATAATTAATCAAAATATATATTATAAGTTGACAATAGTTATATTTTAATATATAATTACAGCGAATAAATAATCTATAAATAAAAAAATCTAATAAATAGAGGTGTAATATGTCAGGACACTCCAAGTGGGCTAGTATTAAACATAAAAAAGCCGCAAATGATTCAAAAAAAGGTAAAATTTGGTCAAAAATAGCAAAAGAAATCACAATCGCAGTAAAAGAAGGCGGAAGCCCAGATCCAGATCAGAATGCTAGATTAAGAATGGTTATAGTTAAAGCTAAAGGTACTAACATGCCTAATGATAATATAGACAGAGCCATAAAAAGAGGAGCTGGTGCAGGCGAAGGTGCTAATATCGAAGAAATGTCTTATGAAGGTTATGCTCCGGGCGGAGTTGCTATCATAGTAGATGTTGCTACAGATAACAAAAACAGAACAGCTGCTGAAATAAGATCTATATTCAGCAAAAACGGCGGAAACTTAGCAGAAAACGGTGCAGTTTCTTGGCAGTTTAAGAAAAAAGCTGTTGTTATTATACCTGCAGCAGGAAACACTGAAGAGAGCTTAATGGATATAGTGCTTGATGCAGGTGCTGAAGATATAGAACAAGATGAAGAAGTATTTACTATCACTGGTCCTATGGAAGCTTTATCTTCTATAGTTGATGCTCTAAAAGCAAAAGGCATTGAACCTGAAAGTGCTGAAATAGTACGCGTTGCTGATAATACTATGACTATAGCCGAAAGTGATGCTAAAAAAGTTATGAAAATTATAGGACTTTTTGAAGATCATGATGATGTTTCAGCAGTTGCTACTAACTTAGAAATTACTGATAACTTAATTGAAGAATAATAATATTTTATCACAAAGCAATTAATATCTTTATGATAACTTTAGGAATAGACCCGGGATTTGCTAGATGCGGTTATGCTTTTATAGAATCAAAAAATTCGGCATACAAAATAGTGAATTCCGGTCTTATTGAAACCTTTCAAAATCAAGAATATAATCAAAGACTTTCATTTATATATACTCAATTAGATGCTCTTATTAAAAAGTACAATCCAAGCAATGCCGCAATAGAAGAATTATTTTTTTCAAAGAATACTAAAACTGCAATAAAAGTTGCTGAAGCTAGAGGTGTTATTATATTAGCTCTCACTTTAAATAATATTGAATTTCAGGAATACAAACCGAAAGAGGTTAAATCACAAATAACAGGTAATGGCAATGCAAATAAAGATGCTATGATGAAAATGGTTAATCTTTTTACAGGCTCCAATATTATTCAAGATGATACTGCTGATGCTGTAGCTATAGCTTTAGCCCATGCTTCAAGAAATAGAATATTTAATAGTATCAAATAATTGGTTTTTCGTAGTTAACATCATCTATCATATATATATTATCTTTATGATTAGTTTTAGGAGTTTCTAAAGTTTCTGAATCTTTAGAGCTTTTATCTTCAGATATTTGACTTTCAAGTATAGATTCAAATTCTGATTGATAATTTTCTAATATAGTACCGCTTAAATCAGCATATAATAATATCTCTTTTAATTTTTGCAAATCGTAGACATAGGTGTATGTATATTTTGCACTGCCTATAGTTTCTGCAGCCCTAACAGCTAAAGAGTTATTGTATAATAATTCTTTAAGCAAAATTATACTTTGCTGACTTGCAGTTTGAGAATTAGTTAATGAATAAAATTCACTTTCACCATATTTATTTAATGATGTATTTCTAGGCTCATTCTTACCTAATCTGTATATAATATCTATTTTATCATTGTCATTCAAACGCTGTTTAAAAAGTAAAGAAGGGGTATATAAGTTCATATTAATGGAATTGCTGTTTATTTTTATCATTAATGTATTGAAGTTTAAACTATTTTCTTCTTGTTTTTTTATAAAAATAGAAATTTCTTTTTCATCTGTTATAGGATCTATTTTTTCAACTAAATGCCATTCACCTATTGCATAATACTCTGAATACAATATAGAAGAACTAATAAAAATCATAACAATAATAATTTGTTTTACTATTTTCATAAAAAGCTCCATTTACTTTTCTATAATTATATTATGATAGTTTTATCAATTAAAATCAATAATAAATACAAAATTAAAAAAAATTTTTAACGATTTTAGTTTACATATTAAAATAAAAACAGCAGAAAACTAAAAAACTAAGCCTTCTGCTGCAATAAAATGATAAAATAAATAATGTTGTTATTTTAAATTAATCTCTTTTATTTCAACTTTATCCAATAAATTATTCATATTTTCAAATGTAGTAAGCCCCTCGCTAAAAGCAGTAGCAGTTCCTGAAGCTATAGCATATCTATACGAATCAAGTATATTTAAATTTTGACTTATACCATATACAATACCAGCTACCATAGCATCTCCTGCCCCAACAGAACTTACAAGATTTCCTTCGGGAGCATTTCCTATATAAGAGCCGTCTTTATTAACTAAAGCAGAACCCTCTTTACCTAATGATACTATAACATTTTCACTTCCGTCTTCTACTAATTTCTTGGCATAAGTTATGATATCATATACAGTTTTTATATCCTTTCCAAAATATTCAGATAATTCTTTTCTATTTGGTTTCGTAAGAAAAACATTTTCCTTCACCGCTATTTTAAAAGCATTCTCTCTTGAATCCAATATTACTTTTACATTATTTTTTGATTTTGTTTTTTGTATAATGTCTTTGTAAATATCTTCTTTAACAGAACTAGGCACACTTCCGGAAAGAACTAATATATCATTATCCTGAATATTATTATCTATAATATTCAGCATCTGATCTATATTCTCCTGCAATATTTTAGGAGATTTACCCATTATTTCAGTTTCTTTTTTTTCTGTTTTTATTTTCACATTGATTCTAGTATCTTCGGCAAGAGAAATAAAATTATCTTTTATTCCATATTTATTTAAATCTGCTTTTATATAATCACCTGTAAAGCCTCCGCAAAATCCTAAAGCAGAAGATTCTATTCCAAAATTTTTTAATACTTTAGAAACATTTATCCCTTTTCCACCTGCTAAAGTGTATGAATTATTTACTTTATTTAATTCTCCTTCTTCAAATTTATTCATATCCATATAATAATCTACTGCAGGATTTAGTGTTAAAGTATAAATCATATAAACTCCCTTATCTTTATTGTTTATTATTTAGTAAGTAATATTAATATATATTATATCGTATATATAAAAAAAATAAAATATTAATTATAATCGAATATTAACATTTTATTTTATAACAATAATTCTTTGACTTTTTTTATAATTTCATTATACTTTACTTATATAATAAAACTTTTAATTTGGAGTATTAATATGGCTGTTTTAGTATGCGGAGGAGCCGGATATATAGGCTCACATGTAGTTAATGAACTTTTAAAGCAGAATATCGAAACTGTTATAATAGATTCATTAGAATATGGACATAAAGATGCTATTAAAGACTGCAAAAATTTTTATCATGGCAATATAGGAGATAGTGATTTACTTGATAAAATTTTTAAAAGTCATGATATAGATTCTGTTATGCATTTATGTGCCTATATAGAAGTTGGTGAAAGTGTACAAAATCCTGCAAAATATTATTATAATAATGTATCTAATTCAATTAATCTTCTTAATGCTATGCTTAAAGCAAAAGTAAAGAATTTTATATTTTCTTCTACAGCTGCTGTTTACGGAGAGCCTGAAAAAATACCTTTAGAAGAGGACTGCCGAAAAGAACCTACAAATCCATACGGCGATAGTAAATTGGCATTAGAAAAGATACTCTCTTGGTATAGTAAAGCCTATGATTTTAACTATGTAGCTTTAAGATATTTTAATGCTTCAGGTGCTCACCCAGACGGACATATTGGAGAAGACCATAAACCTGAATCACATTTAATACCATTAATACTTCAAGTACCGCTTGGAAAAAGAGATTCAATAAAAATATTCGGAGATGATTATCCTACTCCAGACGGAACATGTTTGAGAGATTATATACATGTATGTGATTTAGCTTTGGCACATATTGCTGCTATGAATTACTTAAAGAACGGCGGTAAAAGTGTTTCATGCAATTTAGGTAATGGAAATGGATTCAGTGTAAAAGAAGTTATTGAAGTAGCTAGAAAAGTAACAGGACATCCTATACCTGCAGAAGTTTGTCCTAGAAGAGCAGGAGATTCATCAGAACTTATAGCAAGCAGTAAAAGAGCAAAAGAAGTTTTAGGATGGACACCTACTATAGACTCATTGGAAACTATAGTACAAACTGCTTGGAATTGGCATAAGAATCACCCTAATGGATATAATGACAGATAATATTTATTTGTAAAAAATAAAGGGGCTTAAATTAAGTCCCTTTTTTATACAGCTTTATTCTAATTTCCCCACCCTATATATTTACTGTTTTAATTACAAATATTAATTATTTTTTATTTTTTAGCTAAAATAAAAAAAACACAACCCACCCAAGTTTTTTATTAAATTTTATGCTTATTTCAACGCACGGTAAGTAGATTTTTATTATATAATTTAAATTTGAATGATTAATTAATTTATATATTTAGAATAGCTAACCGTGCGTTTTGGTAAGCTATATATTTTAAATAAGCTAGGGCGGGCATGCTTTTTTAGATTATAGCTATAAATGAAATGAAAACAAAAGTTTATAAACTAATTGCAAAGCATAGCGGGCGGGGAATTAGAATAAAATTTAATATAATAAAAAATATGGGGCTTTTTTAAAGCCCCATTAAAATCATATAAACTTATCTGTTTCTGTAATATGGTTTATTATAACCGCCTCTGTCATTATATCTCTTATTATTATAACCGCCTTTTCTTTTTGAATATACTTTAACACTTCTGTATGGCGGCTCACCATCACTCTTAGTTTCAACCTCATTATCATTTTGTAATTCTAAGTGTATAATTCTTCTTTCATAAGGCGACATAGGATCCAAAGCTACGACCCTTCTAGTCTTTTTAGCCTGCTGAGCAGCCTGACGAGCTATATGTTTTAGTGTTTCTTCTCGTCTTTCTCTGTATCCATCAACATCTAATATAATATGTCTTTCAGCATCATCATTAAATTTCTTAGAAGCTATCAATGAGATAATGAACTGTAAAGCCTCTAATGTAGCACCTTTTTTGCCTATTAAAACTCCAGAATCCTCCGTAGAAATATTAATATAAATTCTTTTTTCGCTCTCTTCTTTAGCAGTAACTTCAGCTTCAACTCCCATATACTTTAATATATTAGATACTATAGATTGAAATTCACCCAAATTCGTAGAAATTTCCTCATAATAAACTCTTATAATAGTAGGAGATTCTTCTCCAAAACCTAACAATGTTCGTTTACCCTTATCTATTACCTCAATTCTAACCTGATCTTCTGTAAGATTAAGTTCCTCTAATGCCTTACTAACGGCATCTTTTTCTGATTTACCGCTAAACTCTTTTACTAACATAGTATCCTCCTTTCTATATGAAAAGTAATATCTTAATATTACTTTTAATTTACTAAAAATTATTTACTTTTTTCTCTTTTTTTTCTTTTTTGAATATGTTTTATTTTCTTCTTCTTCAATAACCTCACTTGTGCTAGATTTATCCAATTTTGATGTTATAAATTGCTGTATTACTCCAAATATGTTTTGTGCAGTCCAATATAAAGCAAGTCCGCTTGCAAAATTATAGAACATAAGCAGCATCATAAGTGGAAAAATAGTTGTCATCATTTTCATTTGAGCAGCAGCAGCTCCCCCTCCTGCAGCTGAAGATGAAGGCTGAAGCTTCATACTCAAATAACTAGTTATTGCCATTACTATAGGAAATAAATTAAAATTGAATCCGCCCAATATCGGCATACTTGACGGAAATACAAATAATTTATCAGGAGAAGACAAATCTGTTATCCATAAAAAAGGTGTATTTCTAAGTTCAACCATAGACTGCATAAGATAGAAGAATGCTATTAATAATGGGAATGGAAGGAGCATAGGAAGACATCCGCCTAAAGGATTAATCTTCTCTTTCTTATAAATAGCCATTATTTCTGCATTCAATTTTTCCGGATTATCTTTATATTGTTCTCTTATACGCTCTATTTTAGGATTGACAAGCTGCATTTTCTTCATAGATTTATAAGAAGCATTATTTAATGGGAATGTTATTATTTTAAATAGCAGTGTAAATAATAATATAGCCCAAGCATAATTTTTTGTAATATTATATAAAGCGTTAAGCATAACATCTAATATATAGGTTAAAGGTCTTAAATTAATACCTAAGAAAGATTCCTGAAATATAGATTCATAGGACTCTTCTAAATAATATTTTGAAAATATACTTCTTATTTTTGGTCCCATAAATACGGAATAAGTATCTGTTACTGAAGAACCGCTTTTAATATTATGTTTAGAAACTAAATTTGCTAAATGAAAATCATTTCTATATTCATTAGTTGAAGGTTTAGAAAAAGTCATAGTTTCAAAAACTGTATCATTAGACTGTGCAGGCGAAGAAATAATAGCAAAATACCTATTATTTAAAGCTACCCATTTATCCTCTCCTTCATATACACTATATCTCATTTGATTAGTTTTTATACCTCTTGAAGAAGAACCAAACAACCTTGAAAATATATTATCCTTTACTATATCCCCTGTTAATAATATTCTAGATTTACCATTTCCTTTTATCAAATATTGTGCTTTAGTAGCATCTTCTC
It encodes the following:
- the cysS gene encoding cysteine--tRNA ligase, with translation MKDIVFYNSLTREKEVFKPINADEVGMYSCGPTVYNYAHIGNFRAYIFSDLLRRVLEDYGYKVKLVMNLTDVDDKTIKNSKENHISLNDYTKKYKEAFFEDIETLGIKKASVNPAATDHIKEMIDIIELLKKNGHTYEADGSVYFKISTFPEYGELANLDKQELLEGASGRVLNDEYDKENASDFVLWKAYTEEDGDVYWDSPFGKGRPGWHIECSAMSCKYLGKHFDIHTGGIDNKFPHHENEIAQNEGAFNEKFVNYWLHCEHLIVDGEKMSKSKGNFYTLRDLLDKGLSPEAIRYSLINSHYRKQLNFTIEGIKQSQSAIDRVNDLIFRLKDISNTESNEVNENLLKELEVSNEKFSDSIYNDLNISEALGILFTLVKTVNTSFSSINVNTRDAVLKFIERVNNIINCFNIGDTDKKEDNEEEINKLIEERTLAKKEKNYQKADEIRNQLLSMGIEIMDTPQGVKWKRK
- a CDS encoding alpha/beta hydrolase encodes the protein MEDKKNAEKEQIKLEKEKDKLEIKNKKIEEKIRRKNLLGEYLSYPSMALNFIRSDKRIKPEKYQFDKDKAQYILYFSPQLKENESPKKQVIVYLYGGGWREGNANLYRFVGRRFAKEKFYTILLGYRLSKKYKYPAQIEDVFSGFNKALEVLKNKNIDYSDIVVIGSSAGAHLGALLVYYKEMHKKYNVDSNIFKGYVSLGGPTDLNVCTNDIITPMLNQLFEESYNREEANPYNHIDGSEKTKVLCVHSELDPICDVKNSINFSNKVNSFHNGLADCIVFDNKNIYHNNLVNGIFFEAMDSEHILDKVFKWIERIDS
- a CDS encoding DUF6320 domain-containing protein, with amino-acid sequence MSYCNNCRLKIKTNRNICPLCLKELNNNDNMIINEEYHSYEWFYKMQKKINSKKIVLLSSLTMIIILIIVNISTNSKYNWAVISVISILCAYFTFICFTANTLYLRQKLIIEFFILMPLVIVVDIFTGFHKWSFNYVIPFLALGLNIAMFLIAVIDRKYFNEYVSYIVSASFISIMIIILPLFHFVLWSSLSALGGGIIIILAMLILFRIDFISSIIKIFHI
- a CDS encoding alcohol acetyltransferase, which encodes MKHLYKLDNAAKLFVSIKNKKNIPIFRVSAVLNNEEVNPNILQQALDITIKRFPTLSLMIKKGLFWNYFEENHRKLIVAEDKYYPCYNINSKLNNGYLLRVGYYKYRIFTEVYHSLADASSLISFFKSLLYHYFVLSGKNIDDKNDDIFKDTVPITADYDDSFYVHTKNKIKTKKEKKIKNIYLIKGKPLKFYGDNVVHGILSLKRIKEESKKYNTTITSYIISVLVYSIYETRIKNRFDGKNIVMCVPVNLRNIFPSISLKNFFGIANVVIPTDKELTFDDIIIITNKEMKEKVSKEKLQNFIYENTKLENNIFAKFIPLVIKNFAVNLAFELFEDKLKTMTVSNFSNISLPDDMKDYIKHFEAIVYPTINSPLNCGLCSFEDKLSITFNRTVIETDIIKYFFNYISNITEVEIYSNDFGV
- a CDS encoding YebC/PmpR family DNA-binding transcriptional regulator — encoded protein: MSGHSKWASIKHKKAANDSKKGKIWSKIAKEITIAVKEGGSPDPDQNARLRMVIVKAKGTNMPNDNIDRAIKRGAGAGEGANIEEMSYEGYAPGGVAIIVDVATDNKNRTAAEIRSIFSKNGGNLAENGAVSWQFKKKAVVIIPAAGNTEESLMDIVLDAGAEDIEQDEEVFTITGPMEALSSIVDALKAKGIEPESAEIVRVADNTMTIAESDAKKVMKIIGLFEDHDDVSAVATNLEITDNLIEE
- the ruvC gene encoding crossover junction endodeoxyribonuclease RuvC; this translates as MITLGIDPGFARCGYAFIESKNSAYKIVNSGLIETFQNQEYNQRLSFIYTQLDALIKKYNPSNAAIEELFFSKNTKTAIKVAEARGVIILALTLNNIEFQEYKPKEVKSQITGNGNANKDAMMKMVNLFTGSNIIQDDTADAVAIALAHASRNRIFNSIK
- the pfkB gene encoding 1-phosphofructokinase; this translates as MIYTLTLNPAVDYYMDMNKFEEGELNKVNNSYTLAGGKGINVSKVLKNFGIESSALGFCGGFTGDYIKADLNKYGIKDNFISLAEDTRINVKIKTEKKETEIMGKSPKILQENIDQMLNIIDNNIQDNDILVLSGSVPSSVKEDIYKDIIQKTKSKNNVKVILDSRENAFKIAVKENVFLTKPNRKELSEYFGKDIKTVYDIITYAKKLVEDGSENVIVSLGKEGSALVNKDGSYIGNAPEGNLVSSVGAGDAMVAGIVYGISQNLNILDSYRYAIASGTATAFSEGLTTFENMNNLLDKVEIKEINLK
- the galE gene encoding UDP-glucose 4-epimerase GalE, yielding MAVLVCGGAGYIGSHVVNELLKQNIETVIIDSLEYGHKDAIKDCKNFYHGNIGDSDLLDKIFKSHDIDSVMHLCAYIEVGESVQNPAKYYYNNVSNSINLLNAMLKAKVKNFIFSSTAAVYGEPEKIPLEEDCRKEPTNPYGDSKLALEKILSWYSKAYDFNYVALRYFNASGAHPDGHIGEDHKPESHLIPLILQVPLGKRDSIKIFGDDYPTPDGTCLRDYIHVCDLALAHIAAMNYLKNGGKSVSCNLGNGNGFSVKEVIEVARKVTGHPIPAEVCPRRAGDSSELIASSKRAKEVLGWTPTIDSLETIVQTAWNWHKNHPNGYNDR